The nucleotide sequence TGAACGCAGCCCGAATGGTAGCCCTCTTGGCAGATTTCGCACGTACCGTCGGAGGCGAAGAACGACCCGACCACGAAGTCGCCAGGTCTGATCGAGGTGACGGCAGCGCCGACGGCCTCCACCACCCCGCAGTACTCGTGGCCCATGGGAACCGGCCAGGCGGCTGATTCGACGCCCCTGTAGGGCCACAGGTCCGACCCGCACACGCTCGTCGCCGCGAGCCTGACCACGGCGTCAGTCGGTGATTCGATGCGGGGATCCGCCCGCTTCTCTACGCGCACGTCCCCGGGGCCGTACATGACCACACCTTGCATGTTGAATTCTCCTTCTCTTCTCCCCGGCCCGTCCCGACCGGAAGTTCCTCACCCAGCCAGTCGGATGGTGACCGGGCCACTCGCGGTGGCGACGGCATGCAGGCCGTCGGTCACCACACCGAGCCGCACCACGCCCGGCGGGGCGACGCTGGCGCCGTGATCGTCGTAGAACACTGCGAGGGAGCCCGAGTCAGGGGCATACGCGATCTCCCCGAGCGTGAACTGGGTTGACCGGACCAGGCCGTTGACCGATGGGGCCGACGGCAGCGGGCCGACAAGGGCGAGGCCGAAGCTGTCACCCACATCGATAGTCAGCGGCAGGCTGGCGGCAAACGCACGTCCTGCGGGTGTGTCATCGATGACCGCGGCCGCGCCGCTGCTGCCCCGCTCCAGTTCCGCCGCTGTGCCTGTCATGCTCACTGCCGTCGGCCGGTCGACGGACTGCGCGGGCATCGGAGCACTGCACGCCGGCAGTGCAAGCAGACAGTTGGTGGCGAGAGTGATCCACGCGGCGGTCCTGTTCATGCGCACCATGTCACCGTGCGGGACGGGAACAAGGAAGTCTCTGGCATGGGGTGTACCGGCAGAGCATCCCACCGGCACCCCGGTCACCGTAGATTGGTGAGGGTGGACGACAACAGAGCAGAGGTGCGGGACTTCCTCACCACCCGTCGCGCGCGGATCACCCCCGAGCAGGCTGGCCTGCACCCCCACGGCAGCCGTCGGGTGCCGGGTCTGCGGCGTGGTGAGGTCGCAGACCTCGCCGGGGTCAGCGTGGAGTATTACGCCAAACTAGAACGCGGTGACCTCGCAGGAGTCTCGGCAGCAGTGCTCGAGGCCCTCGCCTCAGCGCTCCAACTCGAGGACGCCGAACGCGAACACCTTTTCGATCTCGCCCGGGCCGCCGTCGGGTCCAGCCTGCTCAACAGCCGTCCCCGGCGTCGCACGACACGCACGTGGCAGCCCTCCCAGGCTCTGCAGTGGACCCTGGATG is from Tessaracoccus palaemonis and encodes:
- a CDS encoding cyclophilin-like fold protein, encoding MNRTAAWITLATNCLLALPACSAPMPAQSVDRPTAVSMTGTAAELERGSSGAAAVIDDTPAGRAFAASLPLTIDVGDSFGLALVGPLPSAPSVNGLVRSTQFTLGEIAYAPDSGSLAVFYDDHGASVAPPGVVRLGVVTDGLHAVATASGPVTIRLAG